A single window of Polyangiaceae bacterium DNA harbors:
- a CDS encoding PEGA domain-containing protein — MRVPQYGFATALVLSASMFTAPVEAAEPGPDTLPIHVISVQTMDADDQAEALTKALRQAVRAMPGWSQAEGDYSLEVLTLSLKCPEPPDAGCQSRIADQIRADRYVWGVISKGKSNNVVGELSFWVRGKGTTSFKVDYSANLTEAQDDALKKVAMDAIMKLTDGPPKGEVKVSAGGIAGQVFVDGQPLGALTGGQGTFFVPSGKHELIVKAPGYADMISEITVKPNAPTDVTVVPVAVGDKTPTNWKRIGGFIAIGAGVGFGALGVVGTAKVDGLNKDADYSAFRQRYATTSNVCDIANGTDTASKPVGGAPEFTPEEKETILTNYCEPGSTAELLQLVFYPLAAVAAGAGIFLVATSGTRSKEKPAMGLMVLPRVSQTAVKVDVGFQF; from the coding sequence ATGCGCGTACCCCAATACGGTTTTGCAACGGCCCTCGTGCTGTCTGCGTCGATGTTCACCGCGCCTGTGGAGGCGGCCGAGCCGGGTCCGGATACGCTGCCGATCCACGTCATCTCGGTCCAAACCATGGACGCGGACGACCAAGCCGAGGCGCTCACGAAAGCCCTCCGCCAAGCCGTTCGTGCGATGCCCGGCTGGTCTCAAGCCGAAGGCGACTACTCGCTCGAAGTGCTCACGCTATCGCTGAAGTGCCCCGAGCCTCCCGATGCAGGATGCCAATCTCGAATCGCCGATCAGATCCGTGCCGACAGGTACGTCTGGGGCGTGATCTCGAAGGGTAAGAGCAACAATGTCGTCGGAGAGCTGAGCTTTTGGGTGCGTGGAAAGGGCACGACTTCGTTCAAAGTCGACTACAGCGCGAACCTCACCGAAGCACAGGACGATGCGCTGAAAAAGGTGGCGATGGACGCCATCATGAAGCTCACGGATGGCCCGCCCAAGGGCGAGGTGAAAGTGAGCGCTGGCGGCATTGCTGGTCAGGTGTTCGTCGATGGACAACCCCTCGGCGCGCTCACCGGTGGCCAAGGAACGTTTTTCGTTCCCTCGGGCAAACATGAGCTCATCGTGAAAGCGCCCGGATATGCGGACATGATTTCGGAAATCACGGTAAAACCCAACGCACCAACGGACGTGACGGTCGTTCCCGTTGCCGTGGGCGATAAGACTCCGACAAACTGGAAGCGGATTGGCGGTTTCATTGCGATTGGTGCGGGCGTCGGTTTCGGCGCGCTCGGCGTCGTGGGGACGGCCAAGGTCGACGGGCTCAACAAGGACGCTGACTATTCGGCATTTCGCCAACGTTATGCAACGACGTCAAACGTCTGTGACATCGCGAATGGCACGGATACGGCGAGCAAGCCGGTCGGTGGAGCACCGGAATTCACGCCCGAGGAAAAAGAAACGATTTTGACCAACTACTGCGAACCGGGCAGCACAGCCGAGCTTTTGCAACTCGTCTTCTACCCGCTCGCCGCCGTTGCTGCGGGCGCCGGCATCTTCCTCGTCGCCACGAGCGGCACGCGTTCGAAGGAAAAACCCGCGATGGGGCTCATGGTTCTTCCGCGGGTGAGTCAAACTGCCGTCAAGGTGGATGTCGGTTTCCAGTTCTGA
- the rsmD gene encoding 16S rRNA (guanine(966)-N(2))-methyltransferase RsmD, whose product MRVIAGALRGRSLVAPKGHGTRPTSDRVREALFNVLGDVSGAVVLDLYAGTGALGIEALSRGAARAVFVENARPALAPLRRNLETLGLNASSTVVASPVLRAVRGLSSQGPFDLVLVDPPYADLAEAAIALELAAAGGLCADDARVVLEHASRDPAPAVKAFVWQATRRYGDTSLSFYLVGAARPDDASAADDLHEGVREDVSSGGADG is encoded by the coding sequence ATGCGCGTGATCGCGGGCGCCTTACGCGGGCGCTCACTCGTTGCGCCCAAAGGCCACGGCACGCGCCCCACGAGCGATCGCGTACGCGAAGCGCTCTTCAATGTGCTCGGTGACGTGAGCGGCGCCGTGGTGCTCGACCTTTACGCCGGCACCGGTGCTCTCGGTATCGAAGCATTGTCTCGAGGAGCTGCCCGCGCCGTGTTTGTCGAAAATGCACGGCCTGCTCTCGCGCCGCTTCGTCGCAACCTGGAAACGCTCGGATTGAACGCATCGAGCACCGTCGTGGCGAGCCCCGTGCTTCGCGCCGTTCGAGGTTTGTCGTCGCAAGGTCCTTTCGATCTCGTGCTGGTCGATCCGCCGTACGCAGACCTTGCCGAAGCCGCCATTGCGCTCGAGCTTGCTGCCGCAGGAGGGCTCTGTGCAGACGACGCTCGCGTCGTGCTCGAACATGCGAGTCGGGATCCAGCGCCTGCTGTGAAGGCATTCGTCTGGCAAGCAACGCGTCGCTACGGCGATACGTCGCTTTCGTTCTATTTGGTCGGGGCGGCACGGCCCGATGACGCATCAGCGGCAGACGACTTGCACGAAGGCGTGCGCGAGGACGTTTCCTCCGGCGGTGCGGATGGGTAA
- the truA gene encoding tRNA pseudouridine(38-40) synthase TruA translates to MSSLETTAGILLTVAYDGRPFAGFVPQPGQRTVAGELLAALRDVDPSIREVRGASRTDSGVHAYGQRVAFDPERDIPPRGWVLATARRLPPEIAIRRAALVPRGFVPRFESKKKCYRYIVLRDKLRDPFLEGRAWRVEGLDDAAVQRAASEASLAVGTHDFAAFRSSADQRVNTVRTIDRLSVEIDAADPRIVRIDVEGNAFMHNMVRILVGTLMDVARKRRVPGAISRALASQRRDDLGITAPPEGLYLMSMALSDEGSSPWPDGEQR, encoded by the coding sequence TTGAGCTCGCTCGAAACGACCGCCGGCATACTTCTCACGGTCGCCTACGACGGTCGGCCCTTTGCAGGGTTTGTCCCTCAGCCTGGACAACGCACGGTTGCCGGCGAGCTGCTCGCAGCGCTCCGTGATGTCGACCCATCCATTCGTGAAGTGCGCGGCGCAAGCCGCACCGATTCGGGCGTCCATGCGTACGGCCAGCGTGTCGCTTTCGATCCCGAGCGCGACATTCCTCCTCGAGGCTGGGTGCTCGCCACGGCGCGCCGTTTGCCCCCGGAGATTGCCATCCGGCGTGCGGCGCTCGTTCCGCGAGGATTCGTCCCGCGCTTCGAGAGCAAGAAGAAGTGTTACCGCTACATTGTTTTGCGCGACAAACTGCGCGATCCATTCCTCGAAGGTCGCGCTTGGCGCGTCGAAGGGCTGGACGACGCCGCGGTGCAAAGAGCGGCCAGTGAAGCGAGTTTGGCGGTCGGGACGCATGACTTTGCCGCGTTTCGCTCGAGCGCCGATCAGCGGGTGAACACGGTTCGTACGATCGATCGGTTGTCCGTCGAGATCGATGCGGCCGATCCGCGCATCGTGCGAATCGACGTCGAGGGCAACGCGTTCATGCACAACATGGTGCGCATCCTGGTGGGCACGCTGATGGACGTTGCACGCAAGAGGCGAGTGCCTGGAGCGATATCGCGCGCGCTTGCGTCGCAAAGGCGCGATGACCTGGGCATCACGGCGCCACCCGAAGGGCTTTACTTGATGTCCATGGCGTTATCCGACGAGGGATCTTCACCCTGGCCGGATGGCGAACAACGCTGA